In the genome of Gemmatimonadota bacterium, the window ACACCCATTCATTGTCAAACAATGCTTCCAATCGCTCATCCAAGAAGATGTCCCCGATGGACAGCGAGTAAAATCGATTTCCTTTTTCTTTGGCCAGACGGATCATATCTTGCAACGATTCGGGAACTGATGCCATAAGGAAGTCCGATATAACGATGAGGTCGGACCGAATGTACTTTTTGTTTTCCATTATCTTCAGGGCATGAGTCAGGGCGGGACTTACGTCCGTTCCACCGTGAAAAGAACGCTGTAAGAATTCAATCACTTTCGTAATGCCGATTCTTCCTGACAAATCCATTGTTTCTATTTTCGTTGAGAAATTGATCAGAAAACAGTTTCTCTTCTGGGAAACAGCCCGAGTTGCCATGAACAACGTGACGGCCTTGGCTACAGTTTCCGGTGAACCTTGCATTGATCCGCTAGTATCTACACAGATAATAACAGGACCCAGTTTTTCTTCGTCTTCATTCTCGCACTCATGTTCTTCTTCGTTTTCACGAGAATGCGACTGCGAGCCTTCCATCTCGAAGCACATCAAGC includes:
- a CDS encoding VWA domain-containing protein, whose amino-acid sequence is LMCFEMEGSQSHSRENEEEHECENEDEEKLGPVIICVDTSGSMQGSPETVAKAVTLFMATRAVSQKRNCFLINFSTKIETMDLSGRIGITKVIEFLQRSFHGGTDVSPALTHALKIMENKKYIRSDLIVISDFLMASVPESLQDMIRLAKEKGNRFYSLSIGDIFLDERLEALFDNEWVYNPSDSSIRSVQVIASAMERQSTG